In the Necator americanus strain Aroian chromosome X, whole genome shotgun sequence genome, AATGGATAACATATAGCAACAAAGCGTTCCGCTGTCAATGATACGATAGTCAAAATAGATGCGAATGTAAATAATGATATAGAGGTACCTGTAACAATTGTTTTGACTATCGTATAAACTTGGATTCATAGATTAGGTAAACTTACTCATAAATGCACAATATCCGGTAATTGCTGGTGGTCGGTCCTTCCTCCAGAGATGAAATAAGTCAAACGGTACACCAACAATAATTAAACACAAATCGGATATGGCAAGTGAtgcaagaaaataatttgtatGCGAGTGCAGTGAAGCTGTCTAGAagtataatttatttttaaaaaattcccttGATCTACTATTTAGGAACGGAtacagtagtaaaaaaaataataattctttGTGCTATTTTTATGCTAAAGAAGTTCAACACGCTTAACACTTCAAACTGCAAAAATGACGTTGTTTTAACATAGGAAGGGCACGAACACATTCATATTGCTTTGGTTCAATAAAAATCCTCTTCAATATCTTGCTGGATTTCCGTTCCGGATGTGTGGATTCTTACACGGTGGTAAAGTAGGCAATATTCATATTTGAGAATAGCTTTTCTGCTCTTTGCTCTTAATGTGAGCAGTTTTTGTCCTCAGTTTTTAGGggaaaaatatatttcaaagCTTCACCTACTCAATGGACCACATGGTCCTTCATGGTCAAAAGTAAATGACTGAGTCACGCAATTTTCAATGAGATAGGAAATTTTCTCGCATCGAAGATAAATTAACCTTATAGATAACTAGTACTGTAAGGACATTCCCAACAAATCCAATGCATCCAAcaagaatgaataaaacagACAATAATAGTTTCAATGTGTAGGGGATAGATGTAtcactgaaataaaatatttggcagttaattattttttatacgtTAACCagttcagagaaaaaataaacaaatatttgatgCTGACCTGATTTCGGAATATGTAGCTGTACTATTTGAATTGTATATAAACAAAGTAAGATTAGCAAAATTTGCCACTTGATCCAAATGACAATACTGTTTCAACACGTCTACTGGTAGATTAATTACAGATTTCTGTAATAGATTAATAGTAAACTATTGTATGGATTTTAGGATATCATccaaaaaacaatgaaacccACTAGACTGCCGTCTTCATCCCGCAATTTCAAATCTAACATCGCTGTGataacactattattttccaTAATATCGATCATATTTGCGGCAGAATAATTCGTGAATGATCCTGGTTCTTAAAACATAAACAACTGACAAATAAATTAGTAGAGcctggaaagaaattttcaatcgCAAACTTTCCTTCAATGTTACGGATCTAAACAAAACATTCCGAAACAGAGTTcaagaaacgaaaaacgaaaaaaaaaacggaatcaAAAAACGAAAGCGAACATATTTGTAAGATGTACGTGCATGCAAGATACATAATGTGATGGGACATGCACGAGCACTTTCAAGGATTTGAAAAACTGTGGATTAATCCCAACGGAACTCTCACTGAAAACCGTTGAAATTGGACATTTGATCAATTACATCTCTTGCAAAGATTTTGTTGATTACtcttgaaaaaagggaaatgggAGAGCATTGGTCAGATAATCACTCATTGAGAAGACGATATTCCAGATTTTGCATCCGGATGGctatttatatgtatattagataaaaaaaagtatcagATTAAAATAAGATCACCGCAATAGAACCAGGAATGAGAGTAAAGTAGGAGATGGTTTCGGATTTACTATCGTATATGTAGTCTTTATATAAGAGAGAGATGTAGATGCAAAAAAAGATACATAAATGAATattaatgaatttttgaaaaattaatattgCATGAAGAAAATTATACTCTAAACGTGTTGTTTATTGAACGAATTTTGTTAGAAACATTTGAAACTTAATAAAAGATGCATTCCACAACAGAATATAatttaattcgaaaaaaaaaacagataacaAACGAAAACCGCTGCACATAACTGGAAATATATGCTTATGACGAGAGTCAGACTTACTTTATTAATTGTCAATATCTTAAATctgaataagaagaaaaaattcggagAAGGAAGCTATCAAGTGCCGAGAAGGAAGTCATTATTCTTAAGAGGCATATTTTTAGAGGAAATAATATGAGTCTAACAGAAAGTTGCATTATAACCCTAAAAATAGGGATGACGTCATATTCTTCCTTATTTAGGTATTTAGATTCGAGTTTAAtgcttcaaatttcaattaacCATGGTCTtaaatgaatttcaaaaaaaaaaaagaaaaaaaagcagcaacgAAACGTGATTACGGTTCAGTAAAATATGTTGATGAAGAATTGATGAAATGGATACGAAATATATGtgtgaaaaacgaataaattacAAGTATTAAATGCGTATTTCCACTTTATGAATTCTCTTCATTCGTAAACAAATTGGAAACGAGGAAAATATAGGAGCAGGTGGAATCTTTTAGAAAGGGAACGTTTGGAGTTGTACTATTCATAATATTATGTAgtaaaatgtaatataatacagTATAATGTTAAAAGTATTAATAtggtaatataatatagtacaTTATGGTAACCGAGTGCCGTATGTGACATGAAATTCCCCCTGTAAAATGACAATTTTAGTttcaacaaaatataatatagtatatataattACAGAATGCAATATATTGACattatttctttcaagaaaaaaagagaactgtaTTAGGTTCATACAGGTATATAGGCACAACTGTATTAGATACAGTTGGTTGAAAACGGCTTCACGTATGTTATAGTTACGTAAGTGAATGTGCTAGTagtgggaccttcgctagGATCCAATAGGGGTAGCTGTAGCTGAAAGAGGGTCCCACAGCATCATTTCATGCGCAATCGCCCACACATTTGGACCATAtgaggtcgttttgactcatttgtattattttaacattagaaatatcgaaaaaattaaagatggCTCATTAAAAAGCAATTGTGAGGGAAAATTTAGTGTTGACGGAAATGTGCTATATTTTCGATTCCGTATGTTACATATCCTGGAAAATATCTACaagaaaaagtggatttcTTTGAGTGGGACGAATATTTTGGTAACGACGATATGGTGACGTTTGAAGTTTTCAGTAAGGAACAGCCAACATCCATGAAATTCGACACTTCTAGTTTCAGCCAGATGTCAAGAAAGTGCACGTAGCGTTTGGAGGAATGATCGTTCCATGGTCAAGCTTATTAAAGGTGTAgtttgaaacaattttaatcattttcttatttgattacatttaatgaaaaatatcaTCCTTAATCGAATTTTAGAAAGTGATTTTGTGTAGGTTCACCTGATCGATAACTATTTTATTGCGCAAGCTGACCTATTTCAAATCATTCTTTAAGAATTAAATCTCAACTGATTTTATTCCTCATTTCTTCATCTaaagagggaaaagaaaactcgaGGTGAAGTGAGTAAGTAAGATCTACTTAGAAAAGGTATTTCCTCACAATTAATGTGTCATATTCGTCAATCTACGATTCCTCGGCTACAAATCTAATAAATTCCATCATCATTTTCCTGGAATAGAATAGTCTACAAATTAAGACCATTTCTTTTTAGGAAAATAATGTTTACATGCGACAAAGAGAGGTCTAGGATAACTGTTACAAAAATCTCAACACACTGGGAATAGCTTTGTAGAATATTTGTGGATTGACTGATGCGATGAGCGGTTGCCGATGATTGCTAGAATGCTGCAATTTGTGGTAACGGCCTAGTCCTCGACGAACCCATTCCACATCCACTACACTGTGCATATTGAAAATCCACCAACATTCAAATGTGTCATGGCAAAATGAGATTCGTTCATGTCGAAGAAACGTGGATAACAACATTGAAGAACGGATGATAGGAATGGTAGTGTGATGTGGGGAAGAAACCGAGACCAATGGATTTAGCTTGTTAGTCGAACCTATTCATGGTACGTCTATCTTTCCTGTAATCCTCCTCTCATATAtttaaaggaaatatttgcGAAAATATGGggaaaagcgaaaagaaatcCCTTTCGGaagcaatatttttgaaaactgaacAATATTTGTCAGTACATATTTGAATAATTGATAAATACTCGAGAGAGATACGAATTACgagtttttagaaaattcagtCAACAAAGTGCACTATGTTAATGAGAGATTGTTTGGATTTGCTTCTGATTTCAGAGCAAATTATGAGACTGCACTCGCGCTTTTCACGGATTGAATTGCATACGTAATGGAGgaaattatggaaatttgTGAAAGATTTTTCTGCGCTACATTATTAAAGGACACACAACTTTGGAAAATGACTTTCGGTCAAGAAATATAAAGGCGGCTAAAGAAAAAGGTTTTGTTAATAACGATTTGCTTAAGAAATTCATCAAGGAGAAGCATAAAACCAGAACAAACTCACTTCAAAAATACTTCGAAGGTTATTGTGAATTCAAAAGCTAAGGTGAGccgaaaaaagttttcaaaagaatagcaaaaaaattgtttccttcagaaattcatGTAAACCTCCAAGAGTTTTGTTGATGACACGCCTTAGGTGTATACGCTTCACACAGCTCATATAATCCTCATAGTTTGCATCTCATTTTTTATAATACTAAAATATCTTCGGTATAAATCGAAAATCCATAGGAGAGGTTATTCGAAAAGCAGTCAAAGTACAACAAAAGTGTCGGCAAGCTGCTTTAATATGGATGTAAAATTTTTACACCacaattcctaaaaaaaaattagctaaCACGGGGGTTATCGTTCTGTAGTCAAGCCGTAAAATAGTTTATAATAGAGAAAACACTTAACTATACAGTACAGCATACAGTACACGAAAATGTTCCACCGCTGATGATCTTAGACCATAAGTTGCGTTGAAGTGAGCAGTGGCGGTGTTATGATGGATGACGATCTacgagagagagaggggaTGAAAATCATTTTGTCCTTTTTACGAGGagataaaatcttttttttttaagtaaaatcaaacaacttcaaaataaagagaaataataATCCTActgaatttctagaaaatgtgacaaattcctcaatttttcataAAAGGGGATTATGAAGAACTGCGGTTGCTCCTTATATTTTCTCATAATCATTGAATTATTGTGAAAATTCATATTATCACATGAAATAttagacaagaaaaaataaactgtataaaaaataaatttaatttttaaatgaattttgtctctgaatcaatttttaaaatggttagaaaataaatatttttcgcAAGAGAATCAATTTCAACTTTGTTCTGCACGTTTGCCGATGCTTCATTATCTCCTTTATTAATAAGATTGTATTTAATTCTTTAATCGCTAAAAGgattgtttttaatttatcCACGATAATTGAGTGCTTAAAAATGTTAAATCaaatttcacacaaaaaaaagaatgaggacTGAAACTTTACAGCTTGTGTTTTGCGACGAGTTTttaacacgaaaaaaaaaaacatcggaaGCTGTTTGCTGGTGTGAAAAACCGCATTGGTCTGTGTGCTtacggaagaaaagaaattgaggatAAGAGGGGCGCCGAGATCACATGAGCGCCGAAGCCGATCATTGAGGAGAATGATCTATTGCCGAAATTTCAAACACTATAGGAACTAAAACCATGAGAAAAACATAATCAAAATCAGATGTTCGTGCAGAGAAATCTCCATCtgaaattaatagaaaaacaaaattcaaatgttatcgatgaaaataattaatttttttctgttgcacACGATtattaattcttcttttgagaaaaaataatctgACAACTGTTAAATAAGAAATTAGATTTTATTAAGATACACTGCCTAATTTGCATGTCTATATATATACTGTATACATAAAATGGAATTTAGTATATGTTCAGGAATGAACATATACTAATGAGTctgtcctggctcagcagaaacagggagtccatcccctgaatccacggatctccctcactagagggatcacagccggttagtcgcgaggctacgtggcgcgtccccgggtggcggatagggggctaatcgcggaccaaaagcgaccttgcgcttgcccagagacgcaggtggattcaggggatggactccctgtttctgctgagccaggactgactcatgacatccttgtatcccgcacgtcggtccggccaaaagcctgcaatcaagtgactgggaggtgcaagggaggcggtttggagtcgcctccaacaaataagctccacatgtccacaacgggagaacgaaagttctcccagaaactcatgggactagaggcttgcaacctgcccatgggttttaaaatttttaagcaaaacacagtaatagaaaagagtctcctgattccggaggaaagcctggtacggtagcgccaggtaggacggggttgcaggagtcatgcaggctaccaaaacggaaaaggactaggatggcgatctgtacttataacgcacgtacgcttgcatcggaagcggccatcgaagatctgatgatgcaagccaagaagatcaagtacgacgtcatcggactgaccgagacgagacgacgtcaccctctcaacgccgtatatgaaactggagaagaactgttcttaggaacatgcgacagtagaggtgttggtggagttggcgtcctcgtcaacacgagtatggcaaagaacatcgactcttttgaacaacttacgacccgaatcggacgtctgcggatgagaagatgtggcccaataccagctttgactatcttcgtcgtttacgctccaacatcaagctacgaagaagaagaagtcgaagctttctatatggacctggagaagttctaccaagaagatcatgccttctacaaggtcatagttggcgacttcaacgctaaggttggcccaagaagaacgccggaggaacttcacatcgggacccacggcctacaatggaatgaccagggagagaggctcgccgagttcatcatgacgactaagaccatccatgggaactcgcaatttctgaagccctcttctttacgctggacgtgggagtcacccggtggagggtaccgtaatgaaatagaccacatcatcgtcaataaaaggttctgcctgacggacgtcggtgttgtaccaaagttctatacgggatcggaccatcgcctcctccgaggaagattttccttcacaaggagagcagagaaagccgccaagttcagagagagaaatcccaggactaccatcaactgggatctcttcgctacgctggccggcttttgggaagattctgcaatggacaacatcgacgaggaatatgaccggcttgtcgaacaccttcacgactgcgcgaagaaggctgagagttttaaaaccaccaggaggcgcctgtctcttgaaactcttgagctgatacgccagcgtggagcagcacgagccgcagggaaccaagaactcacgtccgagctcgcaaggctttgccgagaggcgataaaggaagaccttaaagagagaagagcagaagtgctggctgaagctgcagaggcggggaaaagcatccgctatgcccgtcgagacttcgccagtcgcaagacgaggatgactgctctccggaacccaaagggaacagccattgcatcgagaagggggatggagaaaatcatctacgacttctactctgatctcttcgacagccatgtccacttgcctcctcaccatctgagggaagatggacaagtcattccagaggttctcccgtccgaaatacgacatgctatcatgtcggtaagaaatcgtacggcacccggtcccgacagaataagaccagaacacctgaagagccttccgccagtactcatcaacaccctggcgaggctctttacacgttatctgtcggaatgcaaggttcctaaacagtggaagaccagcaagaccgtgttgttgtataaaaagggagatccacatgacatcggcaactatcgcccaatctgcctactgtccgtcatctacaagctctttacaagagtaatccttaataggattgaaaaagtcttggatgaaggacagccatgcgagcaagcagggtttcgaaaaggattcagcacgattgaccacattcacactgtttcgaaactcatcgaggtatcacgagagtacaagatgccgctctgtctcaccttcatcgacttaaagaaggctttcgactcggttgagacggaagcggtcgtggaagccttggacaaccaaggcgtccctactcagtatattaaggtacttcgagagttgtacagtaacttcacgaccggaatttcgccattctacaagaacatcatcattgacatgaagaggggggtccgacagggtgatacaatttcacccaaaatattcacagccaccctcgagaacgcaatgcgaaagttggaatgggacgacatgggagtgaaggttgatggtcggcagctacaccatttgcgctttgctgatgacatcgtactggtaacacctagcatcagccaagcggaacgaatgctgaccgaattcgacgaaacatgtggatgcatcggtcttcagctgaatctacaaaagacgatgttcatgcggaacggatgggtctcggatgccccattcacgctcaacggaacgaacatatccgaatgcaccagctacgtttatctgggtcgggaactgaacatgatgaacgacctgacccccgagctgggcaggaggagacgagcggcttggggagcgtacaagagcatcgaggatgtagtgaagaagaccaggaacacccggctccgtgctcacctcttcaacaccaccgtacttcctgctttgacctatgcttcggaaacctgggcatttcgcaagcaggaagaaaacgcggtgagcgtcattgaacgcgcaattgagagagtgatgctaggagtatcccgtttcacgcaagtgagggacgggattcgaagttctctcctacgtcagcgatcgaagattagagacgccgccgcgtttgccaaggaaagtaaaataaggtgggccggacacgtgatgcgctttgatgacaaccgttggaccagagccgtgagcgactgggttccccgcgatattaagcgcactacaggaagaccgccgacccgatggtcagatttcttcacgaagtccttgaaagaaaaatatgatgctcttcgtgtcccacgcgaaaggaggaaccactgggctactctggcacgcgatcgggacaaatggaagaattactggcgcccgctcgaccagttcgaagatcaacgggagtcaaggtgatcaaggtgatacaTAAAATACCGCTACTACTGTTCCAAAATctgtcgccgacggattaatccatCGCAAACCGTTGGAGTTCTGTGAGTGGGCAAATTTAGATTTTATCAGTACCATTCAAAAGCAAATAAGCTgaagatttcaaatatacttttagagtttagttttgaaaaatgtgttgACTTGAAAACAGGCAAAATTCCTCCAACATTCGTTAATTACCCCAAACCTCAATGGCAATTTTGCCATTGCATATCCGGCGGTTATGTCATCGTGGAacgaaggaaaggaaaagaagctgTTCATGGAATTTGCGTTAGTCTCTCAAAAGTGGACGAAATGTTGATTAAATCCGCAATCAGGAGATTATTTACATCATTTTGGTACTCCATATCATATGTGGgttcgaaattttcattgtctttggaaaatgaagaaagtagTCCATTAAAAGTTAATAAAAAGTCAGAGTTTCgtagctgtgaaaaatctgttcggaaattttttgtgagcgaacaatttcttcttgttaAAAGTTCAATTTGTGGGTTTCTATCTTTGAAAGTGTTTTGCTTTTCCAGTATCAAAATTACAATTTTGCTCTATTTAGTTAttgattaaattatttaagagGTGGTGTGCCAAAATGTTCTAAATAGACTCATGATTACGaatataataaacattttttccaattttgagGAATAAACCCAAATCCTATGAACCCTCTTCCTTCTATGGAGTTATATCCGCAGAATATGCCAATTCCAGGACCGcagaggtgtgaaagtaattaaaagGTTGGAGGAACTTTACctgttttcaggccacacatttatgaaaactaa is a window encoding:
- a CDS encoding hypothetical protein (NECATOR_CHRX.G21574.T2); amino-acid sequence: MHSVVDVEWVRRGLGRYHKLQHSSNHRQPLIASVNPQIFYKAIPKPGSFTNYSAANMIDIMENNSVITAMLDLKLRDEDGSLKSVINLPVDVLKQYCHLDQVANFANLTLFIYNSNSTATYSEISDTSIPYTLKLLLSVLFILVGCIGFVGNVLTVLVIYKTASLHSHTNYFLASLAISDLCLIIVGVPFDLFHLWRKDRPPAITGYCAFMSTSISLFTFASILTIVSLTAERFVAICYPFSHRALFDKRRVIYLIYLIWIIAFFPSLYIGLQFKRVVPDFCGYNRELDSQRGSCDYVTSQNIPFRYPFELTMVVTFVLPLIFIVYCYVRILATLNEMAAATRVHVPIGNTNSTDSAQPSILYVHTKNYAPPKSQQAQRMVIKMLSTVTAVFFVCYLPYHIERLIVQYTKQQCDSSMFCFLLYPVTGLLQYISATLNPIFYNLMSTRFRTAFTQLLHQILPKHDQNYGSIARI
- a CDS encoding hypothetical protein (NECATOR_CHRX.G21574.T1) gives rise to the protein MLLSTFLRHERISFCHDTFECWWIFNMHSVVDVEWVRRGLGRYHKLQHSSNHRQPLIASVNPQIFYKAIPKPGSFTNYSAANMIDIMENNSVITAMLDLKLRDEDGSLKSVINLPVDVLKQYCHLDQVANFANLTLFIYNSNSTATYSEISDTSIPYTLKLLLSVLFILVGCIGFVGNVLTVLVIYKTASLHSHTNYFLASLAISDLCLIIVGVPFDLFHLWRKDRPPAITGYCAFMSTSISLFTFASILTIVSLTAERFVAICYPFSHRALFDKRRVIYLIYLIWIIAFFPSLYIGLQFKRVVPDFCGYNRELDSQRGSCDYVTSQNIPFRYPFELTMVVTFVLPLIFIVYCYVRILATLNEMAAATRVHVPIGNTNSTDSAQPSILYVHTKNYAPPKSQQAQRMVIKMLSTVTAVFFVCYLPYHIERLIVQYTKQQCDSSMFCFLLYPVTGLLQYISATLNPIFYNLMSTRFRTAFTQLLHQILPKHDQNYGSIARI
- a CDS encoding hypothetical protein (NECATOR_CHRX.G21575.T1); amino-acid sequence: MAICTYNARTLASEAAIEDLMMQAKKIKYDVIGLTETRRRHPLNAVYETGEELFLGTCDSRGVGGVGVLVNTSMAKNIDSFEQLTTRIGRLRMRRCGPIPALTIFVVYAPTSSYEEEEVEAFYMDLEKFYQEDHAFYKVIVGDFNAKVGPRRTPEELHIGTHGLQWNDQGERLAEFIMTTKTIHGNSQFLKPSSLRWTWESPGGGYRNEIDHIIVNKRFCLTDVGVVPKFYTGSDHRLLRGRFSFTRRAEKAAKFRERNPRTTINWDLFATLAGFWEDSAMDNIDEEYDRLVEHLHDCAKKAESFKTTRRRLSLETLELIRQRGAARAAGNQELTSELARLCREAIKEDLKERRAEVLAEAAEAGKSIRYARRDFASRKTRMTALRNPKGTAIASRRGMEKIIYDFYSDLFDSHVHLPPHHLREDGQVIPEVLPSEIRHAIMSVRNRTAPGPDRIRPEHLKSLPPVLINTLARLFTRYLSECKVPKQWKTSKTVLLYKKGDPHDIGNYRPICLLSVIYKLFTRVILNRIEKVLDEGQPCEQAGFRKGFSTIDHIHTVSKLIEVSREYKMPLCLTFIDLKKAFDSVETEAVVEALDNQGVPTQYIKVLRELYSNFTTGISPFYKNIIIDMKRGVRQGDTISPKIFTATLENAMRKLEWDDMGVKVDGRQLHHLRFADDIVLVTPSISQAERMLTEFDETCGCIGLQLNLQKTMFMRNGWVSDAPFTLNGTNISECTSYVYLGRELNMMNDLTPELGRRRRAAWGAYKSIEDVVKKTRNTRLRAHLFNTTVLPALTYASETWAFRKQEENAVSVIERAIERVMLGVSRFTQVRDGIRSSLLRQRSKIRDAAAFAKESKIRWAGHVMRFDDNRWTRAVSDWVPRDIKRTTGRPPTRWSDFFTKSLKEKYDALRVPRERRNHWATLARDRDKWKNYWRPLDQFEDQRESR